A genomic window from Candidatus Zixiibacteriota bacterium includes:
- a CDS encoding HNH endonuclease has protein sequence MLSLHVLVLNQNYEPLSVCTLKRAIVMVYLDRAEVIETVDGYKIHSVSMSLPAPSVVRLAAYIRVPNKRIMLSRKNVIKRDGGICQYCGCKVEHMTVDHVIPKIRGGKDVWENLVASCQKCNNRKGQRTPEQAKMKLLSKPKRPNHITFIQKFVGVKDYRWRQYLFMD, from the coding sequence ATGCTTTCTCTGCATGTGTTAGTTCTAAATCAGAATTACGAACCATTGTCGGTCTGCACTCTCAAACGCGCCATTGTGATGGTTTACTTAGATAGGGCGGAAGTTATTGAAACTGTTGATGGTTATAAAATTCATTCAGTTTCGATGAGCCTGCCGGCGCCATCGGTGGTTAGGCTGGCAGCCTATATAAGGGTGCCCAATAAACGCATCATGCTGTCGCGTAAGAATGTTATCAAGCGCGATGGCGGGATATGTCAGTATTGCGGCTGTAAAGTCGAACATATGACTGTCGACCATGTGATTCCCAAAATCCGCGGGGGCAAGGATGTCTGGGAAAACTTAGTGGCATCATGCCAAAAATGCAACAACCGGAAAGGGCAGCGAACTCCGGAGCAAGCAAAAATGAAATTATTATCAAAACCGAAACGCCCAAATCATATCACATTTATTCAAAAATTCGTCGGCGTTAAAGACTATCGCTGGAGACAATATCTTTTTATGGATTAA
- the trpS gene encoding tryptophan--tRNA ligase has product MKEILLSGMKPSGQTGRAHLGNYEGALRNWVRLQDEGKYDLFFCIVDWHFLTAGYNDTKTLKSQITEMALDYLSAGLKPEKCALFIQSEVKEHAELHLLFSMITPVPWLERVPTYKDQVEQKGLDSYGFLGYPVLQAADILVYKANVVPVGKDQLPHIELTREIARRFNHLYGDTLPEPEGLLAQFPNIPGIDGRKMSKSYGNDIKLADTSEDTIAKLKKMYTDPQKLRRGDPGHPDVCPVYMLHQIYNKQHEEIIEPCKSGQLGCVDCKMNVAKHLNESLAPIRQKRMELAKDTDKVWDILKDGGNRARETASRTLADVRKAMKIDWQ; this is encoded by the coding sequence ATGAAAGAGATTTTATTATCGGGCATGAAGCCCTCAGGGCAAACTGGCAGGGCGCATCTGGGCAATTATGAGGGAGCGCTTAGAAACTGGGTAAGATTACAAGATGAAGGCAAATACGATTTATTTTTCTGCATAGTCGACTGGCATTTCTTAACAGCCGGATATAACGACACAAAGACCCTTAAAAGCCAAATCACTGAGATGGCTCTTGATTACCTGTCGGCGGGTTTAAAACCGGAAAAATGCGCTTTATTTATTCAATCAGAGGTCAAGGAACATGCCGAACTTCATTTGCTGTTTTCGATGATTACGCCTGTTCCATGGCTGGAAAGGGTGCCTACTTATAAAGATCAGGTTGAACAAAAAGGGTTGGATAGTTACGGATTTTTAGGCTATCCGGTTTTGCAGGCAGCGGATATATTAGTTTATAAAGCCAATGTCGTGCCTGTGGGCAAAGACCAGCTTCCGCATATAGAACTAACCCGCGAAATCGCTCGCAGGTTTAATCATCTTTATGGCGATACATTGCCCGAACCGGAGGGATTGCTTGCGCAGTTTCCGAATATTCCGGGTATCGATGGCCGAAAAATGTCCAAATCATACGGCAATGATATCAAATTGGCTGATACCAGTGAAGACACTATCGCCAAATTGAAAAAGATGTATACCGACCCTCAGAAGCTTCGACGAGGCGATCCGGGGCACCCTGATGTTTGCCCGGTTTATATGCTTCACCAGATTTACAACAAGCAGCATGAGGAAATAATAGAACCTTGCAAATCAGGCCAGCTTGGCTGTGTGGATTGCAAGATGAATGTAGCTAAGCATCTTAATGAATCGTTAGCGCCAATCCGTCAGAAAAGGATGGAGTTAGCTAAAGATACGGATAAAGTCTGGGATATCCTCAAGGATGGCGGCAACCGGGCGCGTGAGACGGCCTCCCGGACTTTAGCTGATGTTCGAAAGGCGATGAAAATTGACTGGCAATAA
- the secG gene encoding preprotein translocase subunit SecG: protein MFAILITIHVIICLGLILVILMQSAKGEGLAGAFGGTSLSGAVFGGRGAATFLSKATTIIAISFMVSCLVLTFVSPARQATKIKSAIKDQIENAPVPTGQPSTLPGEQKTGPGDIELPPAPTGDNPQPTEGGE, encoded by the coding sequence ATGTTTGCTATTTTAATAACGATCCATGTAATTATCTGTTTGGGACTGATTCTTGTAATTCTCATGCAATCTGCCAAAGGCGAGGGGTTAGCCGGCGCTTTTGGCGGGACAAGTCTTTCCGGCGCTGTATTTGGTGGTCGAGGTGCGGCTACATTTTTATCTAAGGCTACAACTATAATAGCGATTTCGTTTATGGTTTCCTGTCTGGTTTTAACTTTTGTTTCACCGGCGAGGCAGGCAACTAAGATAAAATCAGCGATTAAAGACCAGATTGAAAATGCGCCAGTTCCCACCGGACAACCATCTACTCTGCCCGGCGAACAGAAAACAGGACCCGGCGATATCGAGCTTCCGCCAGCTCCGACGGGCGACAATCCGCAGCCGACTGAGGGCGGCGAATAA